One region of Parus major isolate Abel unplaced genomic scaffold, Parus_major1.1 Scaffold492, whole genome shotgun sequence genomic DNA includes:
- the LOC107199201 gene encoding SWI/SNF complex subunit SMARCC2-like has translation MSPRHRDVTQRXGPGGRAEPPAPQYIQAEPPTNKSLSSLVVQLLQFQEEVFGKHVSNAPLTKLPIKCFLDFKAGGALCHILAAAYKFKSDQGWRRFDFQNPSRMDRNVEMFMTIEKSLVQCRGSLLSPMCPTEEWVRPVMKRDKQVLLHWGYYPDSYDTWIPASEIEASVEDPPTAEKPRKVHAKWILDTDTFNEWMNEEDYEVTDEKSPGTRRKKISAKTLTDEVNSPDSDRRDKKGGNYKKRKRSPSPSPTPEAKKKNAKKGPSTPYNKSKRGHREEEQEDLTKDMDEPSPVPNVEEVTLPKTVNTKKDSESAPVKGGTMTDLDEQEDESMETAGKDEEENGTGSKGEQAKNPDLHEDNVTEQTHHIIIPSYAAWFDYNSVHAIERRALPEFFNGKNKSKTPEIYLAYRNFMIDTYRLNPQEYLTSTACRRNLAGDVCAIMRWVRPGAGHGLGTPGRCGDRGYGDRGYGDRGRGGPKGHGDRRHGTGDVGMGCGDRGHGTALSPAPQALEMYKDDWNKVSEHVGSRTQDECILHFLRLPIEDPYLEDSEASLGPLAYQPIPFSQSGNPVMSTVAFLASVVDPRVASAAAKSALEEFSKMKEEVPTALVEAHVRKVEEAAKVTGKADPAFGLESSGIAGTTSDEPERIGQSGRGVLGCPRGSWGVLGGPKGSRGTPRSGHPDLGGSGALGGLSGMFGGAVLVSRGGRAPAPPGYL, from the exons ATCAAATGCTTCCTGGATTTCAAGGCGGGGGGAGCCCTGTGCCACATCCTGGCAGCCGCCTATAAATTCAAGAGCGACCAAGGATG GCGGCGTTTCGATTTCCAGAATCCCTCGCGCATGGACCGCAACGTGGAGATGTTCATGACCATCGAGAAATCCCTGGTGCAG TGCCGAGgatccctgctcagccccatGTGCCCCACAGAGGAGTGGGTCCGGCCCGTGATGAAGCGTGAcaagcaggtgctgctgcactggggGTACTACCCCGACAG ctaTGACACCTGGATCCCGGCCAGCGAGATCGAGGCGTCCGTGGAGGATCCCCCGACAGCGGAGAAGCCCCGGAAG GTCCACGCCAAGTGGATCCTGGACACGGACACCTTCAACGAGTGGATGAACGAGGAGGATTACGAGGTGACGGACGAGAAGAGCCCCGGCACCCGCAGGAAGAAGATCTCGGCCAAGACCCTGACGGACGAG GTGAACAGCCCCGACTCGGACCGGCGGGACAAGAAGGGGGGCAACTACAAGAAGAGGAAGCGCTCGCCCTCCCCCTCGCCCACCCCCGAGGCCAAGAAGAAGAATGCGAAGAAGGG ACCCTCCACCCCCTACAACAAATCCAAGCGTGGGCACCGcgaggaggagcaggaggaccTGACCAAGGACATGGACGAGCCCTCGCCCGTCCCCAACGTGGAGGAGGTCACCCTGCCCAAAACGG TCAACACCAAGAAGGACTCGGAGTCAGCGCCCGTCAAGGGGGGCACCATGACAGACCTGG ATGAGCAGGAAGATGAGAGCATGGAGACGGCTGGCAAG GACGAGGAGGAGAACGGCACGGGCAGCAAAGGGGAGCAGGCCAAGAACCCTGACCTGCACGAGGACAACGTGACAGAGCAGACCCACCACATCATCATCCCCAGCTACGCCGCCTGGTTCGACTACAACAG CGTCCACGCCATCGAGCGCCGCGCCCTGCCCGAGTTCTTCAACGGCAAAAACAAATCCAAGACCCCCGAGAT ATACCTGGCCTACCGTAACTTCATGATCGACACGTACCGGCTGAACCCGCAGGAGTACCTGACCTCCACGGCCTGCCGGCGCAACCTGGCCGGCGACGTCTGTGCCATCATGCGGTGGGTCCGGCCGGGGGCTGGCCACGGGCTGGGCACCCCGGG GAGATGTGGGGACAGGGGATATGGGGACAGGGGATATGGGGACAGGGGACGTGGGGGCCCcaagggacatggggacaggagACATGGGACAGGGGACGTGGGGAtgggatgtggggacaggggacatgGGACAG CCCTCTCCCCCGCCCCACAGGCCCTGGAGATGTACAAGGACGACTGGAACAAGGTGTCGGAGCACGTGGGCAGCCGCACGCAGGACGAGTGCATCCTGCACTTCCTGCGCCTGCCCATCGAGGATCCCTACCTGGAGGACTCGGAGGCCTCGCTGGGACCCCTGGCCTACCAGCCCATCCCCTTCAGCCAGTCGGGCAACCCCGTCATGAGCACCGTGGCCTTCCTGGCCTCCGTGGTGGATCCGCGCGTGGCCTCGGCCGCTGCCAAATCGGCTCTGG AGGAATTCTCCAAGATGAAGGAGGAGGTGCCCACGGCGCTGGTGGAGGCCCACGTGCGCAAGGTGGAGGAGGCGGCCAAGGTGACCGGCAAGGCCGACCCCGCCTTCGGGCTGGAGAGCAGCGGCATCGCCGGCACCACCTCGGACGAGCCCGAGCGCATCGGTCAGAGCGGCCGGGGGgtcctggggtgtcccagggggTCCTGGGGGGTCCTAGGGGGTCCCAAGGGGTCCCGGGGGACTCCGAGGTCGGGACACCCGGACCTGGGGGGCTCGGGGGCCCTCGGGGGCTTGTCAGGAATGTTCGGGGGGGCGG TGTTGGTCTCCCGGGGGGGCCGGGCCCCTGCTCCCCCCGGTTATTTATGA